Proteins from a genomic interval of Kitasatospora herbaricolor:
- a CDS encoding aldehyde dehydrogenase family protein, which translates to MAKNTKKAEEPVRKNGLFEYAPAPESPAAAGDIATSYGHFIGGEFVDSSGSEALKTVNPATEQVLAEFAQGTEEDVDRAVAAARKAFTDWSALPGSERAKYLFRIARIIQERSRELAVLESIDNGKPIRETRDVDLPLVAAHFFYYAGWADKLDFAGYGSNPRPLGVAGQVIPWNFPLLMLAWKIAPALATGNTVVLKPAETTPLTALRFAEICRQAGLPKGVVNIVTGDGRTGAALTSHPDVNKVAFTGSTPVGRAIAKQLAGTRKKLSLELGGKAANIVFDDAPIDQAVEGIVNGIFFNQGHVCCAGSRLLVQESVQDEVLDSLKRRMDSLRVGDPLDKNTDIGAINSAAQLARITELTAAGEAEGAERWSPACELPGAGFWFKPTLFTGVSQAHRIAREEIFGPVLSVLTFRTPAEAVEKANNTPYGLSAGVWTEKGSRILWMANQLKAGVVWANTFNKFDPTSPFGGYKESGYGREGGRHGLEAYLDV; encoded by the coding sequence ATGGCCAAGAACACCAAGAAGGCGGAAGAGCCCGTGCGCAAGAACGGCCTCTTCGAGTACGCGCCCGCTCCCGAGTCCCCCGCGGCCGCCGGCGACATCGCCACCTCGTACGGTCACTTCATCGGCGGCGAGTTCGTCGACAGCAGTGGCAGCGAGGCCCTGAAGACCGTCAACCCGGCCACCGAGCAGGTGCTCGCCGAGTTCGCGCAGGGCACCGAGGAGGACGTCGACCGTGCGGTCGCCGCCGCCCGCAAGGCCTTCACCGACTGGTCGGCGCTGCCGGGCAGCGAGCGCGCCAAGTACCTGTTCCGGATCGCCCGGATCATCCAGGAGCGCTCGCGCGAGCTGGCCGTGCTGGAGTCGATCGACAACGGCAAGCCGATCCGCGAGACCCGCGACGTCGACCTGCCGCTGGTCGCCGCGCACTTCTTCTACTACGCGGGCTGGGCCGACAAGCTCGACTTCGCCGGGTACGGCTCCAACCCGCGTCCGCTGGGCGTGGCCGGCCAGGTCATCCCGTGGAACTTCCCGCTGCTGATGCTGGCCTGGAAGATCGCCCCGGCGCTCGCCACCGGCAACACCGTGGTGCTGAAGCCCGCCGAGACCACCCCGCTGACCGCGCTGCGCTTCGCCGAGATCTGCCGCCAGGCCGGTCTGCCGAAGGGCGTCGTCAACATCGTCACCGGCGACGGGCGCACCGGCGCCGCGCTGACCTCCCACCCGGACGTCAACAAGGTCGCCTTCACCGGCTCCACCCCGGTCGGCCGGGCGATCGCCAAGCAGCTGGCCGGCACCCGCAAGAAGCTGTCGCTGGAACTGGGCGGAAAGGCCGCGAACATCGTCTTCGACGACGCGCCGATCGACCAGGCCGTCGAGGGCATCGTCAACGGCATCTTCTTCAACCAGGGCCACGTCTGCTGCGCGGGCTCGCGCCTGCTGGTCCAGGAGTCCGTCCAGGACGAGGTGCTGGACTCGCTGAAGCGCCGGATGGACAGCCTGCGGGTCGGCGACCCGCTGGACAAGAACACCGACATCGGCGCGATCAACTCGGCCGCGCAGCTGGCCCGGATCACCGAGCTGACCGCCGCCGGCGAGGCCGAGGGCGCCGAGCGCTGGTCGCCCGCCTGCGAACTGCCGGGCGCCGGCTTCTGGTTCAAGCCGACGCTGTTCACCGGCGTCAGCCAGGCCCACCGGATCGCCCGCGAGGAGATCTTCGGCCCGGTGCTGTCCGTGCTGACCTTCCGCACCCCCGCCGAGGCGGTCGAGAAGGCCAACAACACCCCGTACGGCCTCTCGGCCGGCGTCTGGACCGAGAAGGGCTCGCGCATCCTCTGGATGGCGAACCAGCTCAAGGCCGGCGTGGTGTGGGCCAACACCTTCAACAAGTTCGACCCGACCTCGCCGTTCGGCGGCTACAAGGAGTCGGGCTACGGCCGCGAGGGCGGTCGCCACGGCCTGGAGGCGTACCTCGATGTCTGA
- a CDS encoding aldehyde dehydrogenase family protein, which produces MSETSTRLDVLKTYKLYVGGKFPRSESGRVYEVTDSKGQWLANAPLGTRKDTRDAVLAARAAVKGWSGTTAYNRGQVLYRVAEMLQGRREPFAAEVAVSENIGAKKAAALVDAAIDRWVWYAGWTDKVAQIAGNGNPVAGPFFNLSVPEPTGVVGIVAPQAGYGHSFLGLVSVIAPAVATGNTVVVAAAADAPLPALSLGEVLATSDLPGGVVNIISGRTADIAPTLASHQDVNAVDLTGAIAADGPGAAAELEASAADTLKRVVRPEVDPFAQDWTVAPGTDRLLSFLETKTVWHPIGI; this is translated from the coding sequence ATGTCTGAGACCAGCACGCGACTTGACGTCCTCAAGACCTACAAGCTGTACGTCGGCGGGAAGTTCCCGCGCTCCGAGAGCGGGCGGGTGTACGAGGTGACCGACAGCAAGGGCCAGTGGCTGGCCAACGCCCCGCTCGGCACCCGCAAGGACACCCGCGACGCCGTGCTCGCCGCCCGCGCGGCGGTCAAGGGCTGGTCGGGCACCACCGCGTACAACCGCGGTCAGGTGCTCTACCGGGTCGCCGAGATGCTGCAGGGCCGGCGCGAGCCGTTCGCGGCCGAGGTGGCGGTCTCCGAGAACATCGGCGCCAAGAAGGCCGCCGCCCTGGTGGACGCCGCCATCGACCGCTGGGTCTGGTACGCGGGCTGGACCGACAAGGTCGCCCAGATCGCGGGCAACGGCAACCCCGTCGCCGGGCCGTTCTTCAACCTGTCGGTGCCCGAGCCGACCGGCGTGGTCGGGATCGTCGCGCCGCAGGCCGGGTACGGGCACTCGTTCCTCGGCCTGGTCTCGGTGATCGCGCCGGCCGTCGCCACCGGCAACACCGTGGTGGTGGCGGCCGCCGCCGACGCCCCGCTGCCGGCCCTCTCGCTGGGCGAGGTGCTGGCCACCTCCGACCTGCCGGGCGGCGTCGTCAACATCATCTCGGGCCGGACGGCGGACATCGCCCCGACGCTGGCCTCGCACCAGGACGTCAACGCGGTCGACCTCACCGGGGCGATCGCGGCCGACGGGCCCGGCGCGGCGGCGGAGCTGGAGGCGTCCGCCGCGGATACCCTGAAGCGGGTGGTTCGACCCGAGGTGGACCCGTTCGCCCAGGACTGGACCGTTGCGCCCGGTACCGACCGGCTACTCTCCTTCCTGGAGACCAAGACGGTCTGGCACCCGATCGGGATCTGA
- a CDS encoding ALF repeat-containing protein has translation MKLARVSAILVAVAIAPAVLLPGSAFAVGTADGGAPAGTSAPDAPSAEEQEPAPEAPKASDPAEDADRAAVQKLLDDPKSGRGVREAAAKALAGTAEDLRRFLETGQYIARGEDDRVRVFQILSVGGPAVRKAASAALSANTDESIREFLEVGQYVAHEEDDRAEILAILGDPTSGRGVREAAAKALAGTAEDLRRFLETGRQAAQDSDDRVRTSQLAETGGPAVRAAALAALNGSIEDVRLFLKTGQYEAAAKDKAAADKAAADKATADKQAADRQAADRQAADKAAADAAAAQGGRGDGARPASLTTPVTAPATGTTTTAGTTAGARTGGTQLAATGAGDALPWEVGGAAAALALGAGAVLVSRRRTADEG, from the coding sequence ATGAAGTTGGCGCGCGTTTCGGCGATCCTCGTGGCGGTCGCGATCGCACCCGCTGTCCTGCTCCCCGGCTCGGCGTTCGCCGTCGGAACGGCCGACGGCGGTGCGCCGGCCGGCACCTCCGCCCCGGACGCCCCCTCGGCCGAGGAACAGGAACCGGCGCCCGAGGCACCGAAGGCGTCCGACCCGGCCGAGGACGCGGACCGCGCCGCGGTGCAGAAGCTGCTGGACGACCCGAAGAGCGGCCGGGGCGTCCGGGAGGCGGCCGCGAAGGCGCTCGCCGGCACCGCGGAGGACCTGCGGCGCTTCCTGGAGACCGGCCAGTACATCGCCCGCGGGGAGGACGACCGGGTACGGGTCTTCCAGATCCTGAGCGTGGGCGGCCCGGCGGTGCGGAAGGCGGCGAGCGCCGCGCTGAGCGCCAACACCGATGAGTCGATCAGGGAGTTCCTGGAGGTCGGCCAGTACGTGGCCCACGAGGAGGACGACCGGGCCGAGATCCTCGCGATCCTGGGCGACCCGACGAGCGGACGGGGCGTCCGGGAGGCGGCCGCGAAGGCGCTCGCCGGCACCGCGGAGGACCTGCGGCGCTTCCTGGAGACCGGGCGGCAGGCGGCGCAGGACTCGGACGACCGGGTCCGGACCTCCCAGCTCGCCGAGACCGGTGGCCCCGCCGTGCGGGCGGCCGCCCTGGCCGCGCTGAACGGCAGCATCGAGGACGTCCGGCTGTTCCTGAAGACCGGCCAGTACGAGGCCGCGGCGAAGGACAAGGCGGCCGCGGACAAGGCTGCCGCGGACAAGGCCACCGCCGACAAGCAGGCGGCCGACAGGCAGGCGGCCGACAGGCAGGCGGCCGACAAGGCCGCCGCGGACGCTGCCGCGGCCCAGGGCGGACGGGGTGACGGCGCCCGGCCCGCGAGCCTGACCACCCCGGTCACCGCTCCCGCCACCGGGACGACCACGACGGCCGGCACCACCGCGGGCGCCCGCACCGGCGGCACCCAGCTCGCCGCCACCGGTGCCGGTGACGCCCTCCCCTGGGAGGTCGGCGGCGCCGCCGCCGCTCTGGCCCTCGGCGCGGGCGCGGTCCTGGTGTCCCGCCGGCGCACCGCCGACGAGGGCTGA
- a CDS encoding ATP-binding protein, whose amino-acid sequence MSDSPLNPAPTARAQVVLLSGPSGSGKSSLAERSGLPVLQLDDFYKDGDDPSLPRLDDGAVDWDSPLSWHREQAVEAIRRLGATGRTDVPVYSIPDNGRVGTRALDLAGAPAFIAEGIFAAEIVGQCAAEGLLGDAICLRNRPATTAWRRLRRDVREGRKSLPVLLRRGWRLMRAERGIVARQVGLGAYACAGPEAGRRVRAVAAAPAPVEVQVGV is encoded by the coding sequence GTGAGTGACTCCCCGCTGAACCCCGCGCCGACAGCCCGCGCCCAGGTCGTCCTGCTGTCCGGACCCTCCGGCTCCGGGAAGTCCTCACTGGCCGAGCGCAGCGGACTCCCCGTGCTCCAGCTCGACGACTTCTACAAGGACGGCGACGACCCGAGCCTGCCGCGGCTCGACGACGGCGCCGTCGACTGGGACTCCCCGCTCTCCTGGCACCGCGAGCAGGCCGTCGAGGCCATCCGCCGGCTCGGCGCCACCGGCCGCACCGACGTCCCGGTCTACTCGATCCCCGACAACGGCCGGGTCGGCACCCGCGCACTGGACCTCGCCGGGGCACCCGCGTTCATCGCCGAGGGCATCTTCGCCGCCGAGATCGTCGGGCAGTGCGCGGCCGAGGGCCTGCTCGGGGACGCGATCTGCCTGCGCAACCGCCCGGCCACCACCGCCTGGCGGCGGCTGCGCCGGGACGTCCGCGAGGGCCGCAAGTCCCTTCCCGTGCTGCTGCGCCGCGGCTGGCGGCTGATGCGCGCCGAGCGCGGCATCGTCGCCCGCCAGGTCGGCCTGGGCGCGTACGCCTGCGCCGGCCCGGAGGCCGGGCGCCGGGTCCGGGCGGTGGCCGCCGCACCCGCGCCCGTCGAGGTACAGGTCGGCGTCTGA
- the lysA gene encoding diaminopimelate decarboxylase: MSFAATTPAARPSTARSTGNAAPGPRVPAAGTGSATGGAAAGQRVTAAGEELLGLFPPGTSVAGDGTLLIGGVPVTELAEAYGTPALLVDENAVRARARRYADGLAARWPNSRVTFASKAFPCTAVYRLLAEEGLGFDVAGGGELTLALAAGADPEGLVVHGNAKTEEELRLAVEARAGLIVLDSFDDIDRLERIVGEVSGRTQGVLVRVTPDIRPDTHEAVSTGQAGSKFGLLLPQAREAIARLRGSDRLRLDGVHAHVGSQIMETGPFARAVEALAGLGEFAVYDLGGGLGSRYTYRDRPPSVEHYLDTLVGTAGMVLPAGARILIEPGRSVVAEAGVSLYRVVTVKPGGQPFVAVDGGMGDNLEVSLYGQRFEATVATRVGGGERCRLVGRHCESGDLLSAGVPLRDPRPGDLVAVPVTGAYTYALSNNYNGARRPPVVFCRDGGHRAVVRRESYQDLLRRDLG, encoded by the coding sequence ATGAGCTTCGCCGCCACCACGCCCGCGGCCCGGCCGTCCACCGCCCGGAGCACGGGGAACGCGGCCCCCGGGCCCCGGGTCCCCGCGGCGGGGACCGGCTCGGCGACGGGCGGCGCGGCCGCGGGGCAGCGGGTGACGGCCGCCGGCGAGGAACTGCTCGGGCTCTTCCCGCCCGGCACCTCCGTGGCCGGCGACGGCACCCTGCTGATCGGCGGGGTCCCGGTCACCGAGCTGGCCGAGGCCTACGGCACACCGGCCCTGCTCGTGGACGAGAACGCGGTACGCGCCCGGGCCCGCCGGTACGCCGACGGACTCGCCGCCCGCTGGCCCAACTCCCGGGTGACCTTCGCCTCCAAGGCCTTTCCGTGCACCGCCGTCTACCGGTTGCTGGCCGAGGAGGGCCTGGGCTTCGACGTCGCCGGCGGCGGCGAGCTGACCCTGGCCCTGGCCGCCGGCGCCGACCCGGAGGGCCTGGTGGTGCACGGCAACGCCAAGACCGAGGAGGAGCTGCGGCTCGCGGTCGAGGCGCGGGCGGGCCTGATCGTGCTGGACAGCTTCGACGACATCGACCGGCTGGAGCGGATCGTGGGCGAGGTGTCCGGCCGTACCCAGGGGGTGCTGGTCCGGGTCACCCCCGACATCCGGCCGGACACCCACGAGGCCGTCTCGACCGGCCAGGCGGGCTCGAAGTTCGGCCTGCTGCTCCCGCAGGCGAGGGAGGCGATCGCCCGGCTGCGCGGCAGCGACCGGCTGCGGCTGGACGGCGTCCACGCCCACGTCGGTTCGCAGATCATGGAGACCGGGCCGTTCGCGCGGGCCGTCGAGGCGCTGGCCGGGCTGGGCGAGTTCGCGGTGTACGACCTGGGAGGCGGGCTCGGCTCCCGCTACACCTACCGGGACCGCCCGCCGAGCGTCGAGCACTACCTGGACACGCTGGTGGGGACGGCGGGCATGGTGCTGCCGGCGGGGGCCCGGATCCTGATCGAGCCGGGCCGTTCGGTGGTCGCGGAGGCGGGGGTCTCGCTGTACCGGGTGGTGACGGTCAAGCCGGGCGGGCAGCCGTTCGTCGCGGTGGACGGCGGGATGGGCGACAACCTGGAGGTCTCGCTGTACGGCCAGCGCTTCGAGGCCACCGTGGCGACCAGGGTGGGCGGCGGCGAGCGGTGCCGGCTGGTCGGCCGGCACTGCGAGTCCGGCGACCTGCTGAGCGCGGGCGTGCCGCTGCGCGACCCGCGCCCCGGCGACCTGGTCGCGGTGCCGGTGACCGGCGCCTACACGTACGCGCTGAGCAACAACTACAACGGGGCCCGGCGGCCCCCGGTGGTCTTCTGCCGGGACGGCGGGCACCGCGCGGTGGTGCGTCGCGAGAGCTACCAGGACCTGCTCCGCCGCGACCTCGGCTGA
- a CDS encoding PucR family transcriptional regulator: MDLAKSPIVDGTSEELFALANAIAAVVGGSVAVEDLDRRVLAYSALPGQPMDDLRRRGILERRVPDDEPEQRGQYREVLAAPGVVRVPTLGADEMPRSAVAIRAGDLPLGTIWAIEGPAATDPAGRLVPAAERALVDGARLAALHMLRRRSSAELDLHAREDALRDALNGGRPAAEARYRLGLPARARLTLIGLAPLRAAGRETPPLVRLAAAAARHWAAVHADAAVSTAGRTVYVLLAELDPAAVRRLAEQAVATLGRTFDTPLRAAFSRSADDLAELPDLRSEVDDILRVTTAGEDSPEVADLGDAHARVLLAHVADELARLPRLRHPGIEAMVAHDRAQQTAYAASVTAWLDAVGNVAQAAERLAVHPNTLKYRLRRARELFGLDLDDPDVRLSCWLQLRLST, encoded by the coding sequence ATGGACCTCGCGAAATCGCCAATCGTCGACGGGACCAGCGAGGAACTCTTCGCGCTCGCCAACGCCATCGCGGCCGTGGTCGGCGGCTCGGTGGCGGTCGAGGACCTCGACCGGCGGGTCCTCGCCTACTCCGCCCTGCCCGGCCAGCCGATGGACGACCTGCGCCGGCGCGGCATCCTGGAGCGCCGGGTACCGGACGACGAACCGGAGCAGCGCGGGCAGTACCGCGAGGTGCTGGCCGCCCCGGGCGTCGTCCGGGTGCCGACCCTCGGCGCGGACGAGATGCCCCGCTCGGCGGTGGCCATCCGGGCCGGGGACCTGCCGCTCGGCACCATCTGGGCGATCGAGGGCCCCGCCGCCACCGACCCGGCCGGCCGGCTCGTGCCGGCCGCCGAACGGGCCCTGGTCGACGGCGCCCGGCTCGCCGCGCTGCACATGCTGCGCCGCCGCAGCTCCGCCGAACTCGACCTGCACGCCAGGGAGGACGCGCTGCGCGACGCCCTCAACGGCGGCCGGCCGGCCGCCGAGGCCCGCTACCGGCTGGGGCTGCCCGCCCGGGCCCGGCTCACCCTGATCGGCCTGGCGCCGCTGCGGGCCGCCGGACGCGAGACGCCGCCGCTGGTCCGGCTGGCGGCGGCCGCGGCCCGGCACTGGGCCGCGGTGCACGCCGACGCCGCCGTCAGCACGGCCGGTCGGACGGTCTACGTGCTGCTGGCGGAGCTGGACCCGGCGGCGGTGCGCCGGCTCGCCGAGCAGGCCGTGGCGACCCTCGGCCGGACCTTCGACACCCCGCTGCGGGCCGCCTTCAGCCGCTCCGCCGACGATCTCGCCGAACTCCCCGACCTGCGCTCGGAGGTGGACGACATCCTGCGGGTCACCACGGCCGGCGAGGACTCCCCCGAGGTGGCCGACCTCGGGGACGCCCACGCCCGGGTGCTGCTCGCCCACGTCGCGGACGAACTCGCCCGGCTGCCCCGGCTGCGGCACCCCGGGATCGAGGCGATGGTCGCGCACGACCGGGCGCAGCAGACCGCCTACGCCGCCTCGGTCACCGCCTGGCTGGACGCGGTCGGCAACGTCGCGCAGGCGGCCGAGCGCCTGGCGGTGCACCCCAACACCCTCAAGTACCGGTTGCGCCGGGCCCGGGAGCTGTTCGGCCTGGACCTGGACGATCCGGACGTCCGGCTCTCCTGTTGGCTGCAACTGCGGCTGTCCACCTGA
- a CDS encoding SigE family RNA polymerase sigma factor: MGGVGRAGELYGIGRRGNAADSANTLTLRGILPVRVEGKDTPGGAGNGLAALGSGEPDAREAAGATLLRLSPAAGRTGGGVQGGAQGEPSAAAEDHITEFTAYVRERRASLYATAYHLTGDRYEAEDLLQSALFSTYRAWGRITDKAAVGGYLRRTMTNLHISAWRRRKVNEYPTEELPETVGDTDAMGGTELRAVLWQALAKLPENQRTMLVLRYYEGKTDPEIADVLGISVGTVKSSIWRALRRLREDEQLNRTGDTAHAFGELVA, encoded by the coding sequence GTGGGTGGCGTCGGCAGGGCGGGGGAGCTGTACGGGATCGGCCGACGGGGGAACGCGGCCGACTCCGCCAACACCCTCACGCTGCGGGGCATCCTCCCCGTCCGCGTCGAGGGCAAGGACACCCCGGGGGGTGCAGGGAACGGCCTGGCGGCGCTCGGCTCGGGGGAGCCGGACGCCCGCGAGGCCGCAGGTGCGACGCTGCTGCGGCTGTCTCCCGCGGCGGGACGCACCGGCGGGGGAGTGCAGGGAGGCGCGCAGGGGGAGCCCTCGGCCGCCGCGGAGGACCACATCACGGAGTTCACCGCGTACGTGCGCGAGCGCCGCGCCTCCCTGTACGCCACCGCCTACCACCTGACCGGTGACCGCTACGAGGCCGAGGACCTGCTGCAGAGCGCGCTCTTCAGCACCTACCGCGCCTGGGGCCGGATCACCGACAAGGCCGCGGTCGGGGGCTACCTCCGCCGCACCATGACCAACCTGCACATCTCCGCCTGGCGGCGCCGCAAGGTCAACGAGTACCCGACCGAGGAGCTGCCGGAGACGGTCGGTGACACCGACGCGATGGGCGGCACCGAGCTGCGCGCCGTGCTCTGGCAGGCGCTCGCCAAGCTGCCCGAGAACCAGCGCACCATGCTGGTGCTCCGCTACTACGAGGGCAAGACCGACCCGGAGATCGCCGACGTGCTCGGCATCAGCGTCGGCACCGTCAAGAGCAGCATCTGGCGCGCCCTGCGCCGGCTGCGCGAGGACGAGCAGCTCAACCGCACCGGCGACACCGCGCACGCCTTCGGCGAGCTGGTGGCGTAA
- a CDS encoding response regulator transcription factor, with amino-acid sequence MPFLLLIEDDDAIRTGLELALTRQGHRVAAAASGEDGLKLFKEQRPDLIVLDVMLPGIDGFEVCRRIRRTDQLPIILLTARSDDIDVVVGLESGADDYVVKPVQPRVLDARIRAVLRRGERESSDSSAYGSVVIDRSAMTVTKDGEDLQLTPTELRLLLELSRRPGQALSRQQLLRLVWEHDYLGDSRLVDACVQRLRAKVEDVPSAPTLIRTVRGVGYRLDPPA; translated from the coding sequence GTGCCATTCCTCCTTCTGATCGAGGACGACGACGCCATCCGGACCGGCCTCGAACTCGCTCTCACCCGCCAGGGCCACCGCGTGGCCGCCGCCGCCTCGGGCGAGGACGGACTGAAGCTCTTCAAGGAGCAGCGTCCGGACCTGATCGTCCTGGACGTCATGCTGCCCGGAATCGACGGCTTCGAGGTGTGCCGCCGGATCCGGCGCACCGACCAGCTGCCGATCATCCTGCTGACCGCGCGCTCGGACGACATCGACGTCGTGGTCGGCCTGGAGTCCGGCGCGGACGACTACGTCGTCAAGCCGGTGCAGCCACGGGTGCTGGACGCCCGGATCCGCGCCGTGCTGCGGCGCGGCGAACGGGAGAGCTCCGACTCCTCCGCCTACGGCTCGGTGGTGATCGACCGCTCCGCGATGACCGTCACCAAGGACGGCGAGGACCTCCAGCTGACGCCCACCGAGCTGCGGCTGCTGCTGGAGCTCAGCCGGCGGCCCGGCCAGGCGCTGTCCCGGCAGCAACTGCTGCGGCTGGTCTGGGAGCACGACTACCTGGGCGACTCCCGTCTGGTGGACGCCTGCGTCCAGCGGCTGCGCGCCAAGGTGGAGGACGTGCCCTCGGCCCCGACGCTGATCCGGACGGTGCGCGGCGTGGGCTACCGGCTCGACCCGCCGGCCTGA
- a CDS encoding ATP-binding protein, with protein sequence MTDLQGTRRFGPVRWRRLRSLRVRLIAVFAVVALTTAVSASGIAYWLNRDAVLKRAQDTALNDFRVSLTRNVSELPLGATCEELTALAAQVASSGLSYDVLVVDDAHPECTASSDPSLYTLAQVPGPLRTTVNKPRELTASNSDAYHLYWQRQSLSGRPFLIGGTKVVPTGPTAYMFKSLENERADLNTLGWSLAIATLLALIGSALLAQAASATVLRPVKRLGEAARQLGEGRLDTRLEVEGADELADLARTFNRTAESLHEQVEELSAREAQSRRFVADMSHELRTPLTAMTAVTDILEDEAESLDPMIEPAVRLVVSETRRLSDLVENLMEVTRFDAGTAKLVADEVDIADLIMSCIDGRAWYDAVELDAPRGVRAVVDPRRLDVVFANLIGNALKHGGSPVRVKVRERGENVVVEVSDSGPGIPEDVLPHVFDRFYKADKGRARSEGSGLGLSIAMANAQIHGGTIEAANGEQGAVFTLTLPLTQPRPADQDEDIR encoded by the coding sequence GTGACTGACCTTCAGGGGACCCGGCGGTTCGGACCGGTGCGGTGGCGCAGGCTGCGCTCGCTGCGGGTGCGGCTGATCGCGGTGTTCGCCGTGGTCGCGCTGACCACCGCCGTGTCGGCCTCCGGGATCGCGTACTGGCTGAACCGGGACGCCGTCCTCAAGCGCGCCCAGGACACCGCCCTCAACGACTTCCGGGTGTCGCTGACCCGCAACGTCTCGGAACTGCCGCTCGGCGCGACCTGCGAGGAACTCACCGCGCTCGCCGCCCAGGTGGCCAGCTCCGGGCTCAGCTACGACGTCCTGGTCGTCGACGACGCGCACCCGGAGTGCACCGCCTCCTCCGACCCGTCGCTCTACACGCTGGCCCAGGTCCCCGGCCCGCTGCGGACCACCGTCAACAAGCCCCGCGAGCTGACGGCGAGCAACTCCGACGCGTACCACCTGTACTGGCAGCGGCAGAGCCTGTCCGGCCGGCCCTTCCTGATCGGCGGGACCAAGGTCGTACCGACCGGCCCGACCGCCTACATGTTCAAGTCGCTGGAGAACGAGCGGGCCGATCTCAACACCCTCGGCTGGTCGCTGGCGATCGCCACCCTGCTGGCGCTGATCGGCTCGGCCCTGCTGGCGCAGGCCGCCTCCGCCACCGTGCTGCGGCCGGTCAAGCGGCTCGGCGAGGCCGCCCGGCAACTCGGCGAGGGCCGGCTCGACACCCGTCTGGAGGTCGAGGGCGCGGACGAACTCGCCGATCTGGCCAGGACGTTCAACCGCACCGCCGAGTCCCTGCACGAGCAGGTCGAGGAGCTGAGCGCCCGCGAGGCGCAGAGCCGGCGCTTCGTCGCCGACATGTCGCACGAGTTGCGCACGCCGCTGACCGCGATGACGGCGGTGACGGACATCCTGGAGGACGAGGCCGAGTCGCTGGACCCGATGATCGAGCCGGCCGTCCGGCTGGTGGTGAGCGAGACCAGGCGGCTCTCCGACCTGGTCGAGAACCTGATGGAGGTGACCCGCTTCGACGCCGGCACCGCCAAGCTGGTCGCCGACGAGGTGGACATCGCCGACCTGATCATGTCCTGCATCGACGGCCGGGCCTGGTACGACGCGGTGGAGCTGGACGCGCCGCGCGGCGTCCGGGCGGTGGTCGACCCGCGCCGGCTGGACGTGGTGTTCGCCAACCTGATCGGCAACGCGCTCAAGCACGGCGGGTCACCGGTGCGGGTGAAGGTCCGCGAGCGCGGGGAGAACGTGGTCGTCGAGGTCTCCGACAGCGGGCCGGGCATCCCCGAGGACGTGCTGCCGCACGTCTTCGACCGCTTCTACAAGGCGGACAAGGGCCGGGCCCGCTCCGAGGGCAGCGGTCTGGGGCTGTCGATCGCGATGGCCAACGCCCAGATACACGGCGGCACCATCGAGGCCGCGAACGGCGAGCAGGGGGCGGTCTTCACCCTGACCCTGCCGCTCACCCAGCCGCGGCCCGCAGACCAGGACGAGGACATCCGATGA
- a CDS encoding VanZ family protein: MRTENEPTRQWSAPPSAAEVPRAFRAAGLTALVLHLLVVGWFVLRPLPVAWVYDANLTPFGSVRQALSLGEAAGLWQVACELLLLAPLGVLLPLVRGRLRAAWLPSFLRVAGVSALLATGLEILGSWVPGHVLNVDHILLGVAGVSLTHLAVVPAARAVLRARPARERRPAAPAPVPAQVPAPVSVPVPTAAKLTAAAYGRPAPRTR; encoded by the coding sequence GTGCGGACCGAGAACGAGCCGACCCGTCAGTGGTCGGCTCCGCCGTCCGCCGCCGAAGTCCCCCGCGCGTTCCGCGCGGCCGGCCTGACGGCGCTGGTGCTGCACCTGCTGGTGGTCGGCTGGTTCGTGCTGCGTCCGCTGCCGGTGGCCTGGGTGTACGACGCAAATCTGACCCCGTTCGGGTCGGTCCGGCAGGCGCTGTCCCTGGGCGAGGCCGCCGGGCTCTGGCAGGTGGCCTGCGAACTGCTGCTGCTGGCGCCCCTCGGGGTGCTGCTGCCACTGGTCCGGGGCCGGCTGCGGGCGGCCTGGCTGCCGTCCTTCCTGCGGGTGGCCGGGGTGTCGGCGCTGCTGGCCACCGGGCTGGAGATCCTGGGTTCCTGGGTACCCGGGCATGTGCTGAACGTGGACCACATCCTGCTCGGCGTGGCCGGGGTCTCGCTGACCCACCTCGCGGTCGTCCCGGCCGCCCGGGCCGTGCTCCGGGCCCGGCCCGCGCGGGAGCGCCGCCCTGCGGCCCCGGCGCCCGTACCCGCCCAGGTGCCGGCTCCGGTCTCCGTCCCGGTGCCGACGGCGGCCAAGCTGACTGCCGCCGCGTACGGCCGCCCCGCCCCGCGGACGCGCTGA
- a CDS encoding PspC domain-containing protein gives MSRLARPRHNRVIAGVCAGIAERFGLTPWTVRVLFVLSCLLPGPQFLVYLALWLLLPQEP, from the coding sequence ATGAGCCGCCTCGCCCGCCCCCGTCACAACCGAGTCATCGCCGGCGTCTGCGCCGGGATCGCCGAGCGCTTCGGCCTGACCCCGTGGACCGTCCGGGTGCTGTTCGTGCTCTCCTGTCTGCTGCCCGGGCCGCAGTTCCTGGTCTATCTGGCGCTCTGGCTGCTGCTGCCCCAGGAACCGTGA